The genomic stretch CGCTCGTACTGACCCGGCGCAAAACGATCCACGGCGAACACTTCGGACAACAATGCGCGCATGATGCCCGCCTGTTCCTTGATATTCAGCACGTTGTAATAGGCCGCCACGCGGGTTACCAGCCCGCCATTCGTTACCAGGTGACTCATATCGCCCACCAGTGCGATAAGGTCGCTGACGTTGGCGGTGTACCACCCCACCACTTGCGACGTGGGCAGCGAGAAACCGTCTACCTGAGCGCGCAGCGAGGAGAGTGTTTGCAGGCGCTCCTGCAAACGGTTCAGACGCTGCGCGATACCCCCAGCGGAGCTGGATAAGGCCAGCGCGGACTGACTTTCCCACAACGCGGCTAATGCTTTATCGGTTTCAACACGCTGGGTTCGCAGCGGATCGGCGAATTTCTGCCCCTTGCTGCCGATGAAGCCGGAACTCATGCCGCGTTCGCGTTGCAGGGCGTGGGCGGCATTACCGGCCCGCTGCGCCAGTGACAGCAACTGGGAAAACTGCGCCATGTCCTGCTCCGTCTGACGGCGCTCCAGCACGCCGCTGGCGGAGAACCACAGCAGAGCGACCAGTAGCGGCATTAACGCCAGAGCAAACTTGTAACGAATAGAAAGAGAGGATAATCGAAGCATGTACCGCCCCTTGTTTGATCCCGGGTGATCGCTTTATCCCGGGTAGTAGTTTGATCCCAGATATGCGTTGATGTCATCACGCCAGAAATAGTCAACACGAAAATTAATAATTCAATTTTCATCGTCCTTCGACACTGAAACTTTACTCCTCCTAAAGTGGTACATCGGCCTGGGAGAAATACACCGCAATAATTTGTTCTTATAGATTGATATACCCCCGATTTACGCCAGAAAACCGTTAAACCGCGCCCATTCCTGAAGCGCTACGTCATTGACAAGCCAGACATCACAATTAATCACCATACAACGCCTGACAGCCCGCGCCGCTTCTGCCAAAATAGGCGCATTCCCCCCGCATTGAAAATGATGGATTTTCTGTACATGGTTGCAAAAATTATTGATGGTAAAACGATTGCGCAGCAGGTAAAAGACGAAGTGGCCGTGCGCGTAAAACAACGACTGGCCGAAGGTAAACGCGCGCCGGGGCTGGCGGTCGTGCTGGTGGGCGACAACCCCGCCTCGCAGATTTATGTCGCCAGCAAACGCAAAGTCTGTGAGGAAGTCGGTTTCGTTTCCCGCTCCTACGACCTGCCGGCCACCACCACCGAGCCGGAACTGCTGGCGCTGATCGACGAACTGAACGCCGATGCCGCCATCGACGGTATTCTGGTTCAGTTGCCGTTGCCGGCGGGAATCGATAATACCAAGGTCATCGAGCGTATCGCGCCGGACAAAGATGTGGACGGTTTCCATCCGTATAACGTCGGCCGACTGTGCCAGCGCGCGCCGCTGCTGCGCCCCTGCACCCCGCGCGGCATCGTCACGCTGCTGGAGCGCTATGACGTCAACATGTTCGGCCTCAACGCCGTGGTGGTAGGCGCATCCAACATCGTCGGCCGCCCGATGAGCATGGAACTGCTGCTGGCGGGCTGCACCACTACCGTCACCCATCGCTTCACCAAAGACCTGCGTCATCACGTCGAACACGCCGACCTGCTGGTCGTGGCCGTCGGCAAGCCAGGGTTCATTCCGGGCGAGTGGATCAAACCAGGCGCCATCGTGATTGACGTCGGCATCAACCGGCTGGAAAACGGCAAAGTGGTAGGCGATGTGAAGTTTGACGAAGCCGCAGAGCGCGCCGCGTACATCACGCCGGTGCCGGGCGGCGTAGGGCCGATGACGGTCGCGACGCTAATTCAAAACACCTTGCAGGCCTGCGAGGAATACCACGACACAACGGCACAGGCGTAATCCCCCATGAACGTATTCCATCTGGACAAACACCCGCACGTGGAACTGTGCGACCTGCTGAAACTGCAAGGCTGGAGCGAAAGCGGCGCCGCCGCCAAGCAGGCGATTGCCGCCGGTGAAGTGACCGTCGACGGCCAGACCGAAACCCGCAAGCGCTGCAAGATCGTCGCGGGTCAGGTTGTGAGTTTTAACGGAGAGTCCGTTACCGTTCAGGCGTGACGCGCCGGTTTTCGTAACGACTTCATATCGTCGCAACCCAATGTCGTAGCAGTCCAACGATGAAACAAGGCCCGGAAAAACCGGGCCTTTTCTATTGGAGGAACGCCGTCTGGCGAACCGTGATTATTTACGACGCCAGGATTATTTGCGACGCCAGGATTATTTGCGACGCCAAATAGTGCCCTGCGGGCCGTCTTCCAGCACGATGCCCATTTCCGTCAGCCGGTTGCGCGCCGCATCGGCCAGCGCCCAGTCTTTGGACTGACGGGCATCGTTGCGCTGTTTGATCAGGGCTTCGATTTCCTGCACTTCGCCGTCATCGGCCTGCGCGCCGCTTTGCAAAAACAGCTCCGGATCCCGCTCCAGCAGCCCCAGTACGCCAGCCAGCTTACGCAACGCTGCCGCCAGACCGTTGGCCGCCGCCGCATCTTCCGCTTTCAGGCGGTTAACCTCGCGGGCCATGTCGAACAGCACCGAGTAGGCTTCCGGCGTATTAAAGTCATCGCTCATCGCGTCGCGGAAACGGCTTTCGAAGTCATCGCCCCCCGCCGCCGGTGCGGCGGCATCGGTGCCGCGCAGCGCGGTGTACAGGCGTTCCAGCGAGGCGCGCGCCTGTTTGAGGTTTTCTTCCGTGTAATTCAGTTGGCTACGATAGTGGCCGGAAATCAGGAAATAGCGGATGGTTTCGGCATCGTAGTGCGTCAGCACATCGCGCATGGTGAAGAAGTTGTTCAGCGACTTGGACATCTTCTCCCGATCGACCATCACCATGCCGGTATGCATCCAGTAATTCACATAATCGCCGCCGTGCGCGCAGGTAGACTGGGCAATTTCGTTTTCGTGGTGCGGAAACATCAGGTCGGACCCGCCGCCATGAATGTCGAAATGCTCACCCAACTGCTTGCAGTTCATCGCCGAGCACTCAATGTGCCAGCCCGGACGGCCATTACCCCACGGCGACGGCCAGCTCGGTTCGCCCGCTTTGGACATTTTCCACAGCACGAAGTCCATCGGGTTGCGTTTCACCTCGGTGATTTCCACCCGCGCCCCGGCTTTCAGTTGCTCCAGGTCCTGGCGAGACAGCGCGCCGTAACCCGGCGCGGTATCCACCGAAAACATCACGTCGCCGTTATCCGCCACGTAAGCGTGACGACGGGCGATCAATTTTTCCACCAGCTCAATGATTTCCGCCATGTAATGCGTCGCGCGGGGCTCTTCATCCGGGCGCTGGATATTCAGCGCATCGAAGTCGGTATGCATTTCACCGATCATGCGATCGGTCAGTTGCGTGATGGTTTCGCCGTTTTCCGTCGCACGTTTGATGATCTTGTCGTCAATATCGGTGATATTGCGCACATATTTTACGTCGTAACCCAGATAGCGCAGGTAGCGCGCCACCACGTCAAATGCCACAAACGTCCGCCCATGACCGATATGACACAGGTCGTAAACGGTTATCCCGCACACATACATGCCAACCTTGCCAGCGTGGATGGGTTTGAATTCCTCTTTTTGACGACTCAGGGTATTAAAGATCTTTAGCATCAGGGCATTCCATGGTGTTCGCAGGAGATGTGCATCGTTGTCTGCGGTACGCGTAATAAAGTCGGTTTTTATCCGGTTTTCGGACGTAGAGCCTATCTCAATAGGCGTCATTGGCGCAGCCAGTTTGGACTCGGACAGCGCGGAGAAACCGGAGCGTACACGTAGTACGTGAGGATTTCGAGCACTGCCCAGGGCCAAAATGGCAAGTAAAATAGCCTAATTGGGATAGGCTTTTAGCTGCGTATTGAAACCTGAACCCTGCCCTATTGCAAGCGGGTGAGCCTAATATTAGGCATCCCCTGCGGTTTCGCGTCCTGAGCGGCCCCTAAACGCACAAACCCGGCGATATCGCCGGGTTTGCTTGGCTGCCAGTCGCAGCCGGATAAATCCGTTACCGTATATCCAGCTTAGCGCCAGCGCGGGTCACTCATTACGGAATATTTGCCGCTGCCCAGCAACGCAATCACGATACCGGCAAAGAAATAGACCGCAACGCCTTCCGCGCCCCATGCGCCGGTTTTTTCCAGCATGAACAACGCCTGCGGCTCAGCCAGCAGCAGCGCCACCACCATGGTGGACGAGAAGATCAGCGCGGCCGGACGGGTCAGGATGCCGAGAATCATCAGTACCGGCATCAACACTTCCCCCATGAACACGCCATAGGCGATAAACCCAGGCAGGCCGTGAGCCGCCAGCATCCCCTGAATACCACCGACGCCGGCGATTAGCTTATGAACACCGTGGAACAGCATCAAAATACTGAATGACAGTCGCAAAACCAGCTTGCCGCAATCCGGTTTGTCTAACAGCTGATTAATCCGGTCCAACATAATTTACCTACCTGTATGATTATTGAGTGAGCAACGTGTTAACGAGAGTGACTATCAACTACAACAAGGATAAGTTTAGAAAGTAAAAAAACATATCAAAATGAAACCAGTTATTGATTTAGCGCAACAAAAATATATTTCAAATAAACTCAACTAAATACCGAGAATCAATGAGTTTATTTGAAAGATTTTCCATGCCTGTCTCCACATTTCTCCGCCGGCTTCTCCCCTGTGCTGACTCAGCCATTCACTTATGTTATAAGAGCGCTCTTGGCGACTTGGCGCCTCGGTGAATATCTCTCATCATTCTGTGTACTATGGCTAAGTAAGGTTCATCTATGATTACGTTTCATACCAACCACGGCGACATCGTCATCAATACCTTCCCGGAAAAAGCACCGGTTACCGTGGAAAACTTCCTGAACTACTGCCGCAGCGGTTTTTACGATAACACCATCTTTCACCGTGTGATCAACGGCTTCATGATCCAGGGCGGCGGCTTCGAACCCGGCATGAACCAGAAAGACACCAACGCGCCGATCAAGAACGAAGCCAACAACGGTCTGGGCAACAACCGTGGCACGCTGGCTATGGCCCGCACCAATGATCCGCATTCAGCGACCGCCCAGTTCTTCATCAACGTGGTGGACAACGACTTCCTGAATTTCAAATCTGAAAGCGTAAACGGCTGGGGTTACTGCGTGTTCGCCGAAGTGGCGGAAGGCATGGACGTGGTCGACAAGATCAAGGCTGTGTCCACCGGCCGCAGCGGTATGCATCAGGATGTACCGAAAGAAGACGTAGTCGTTACCAGCGTAACCGTCAGCGAGTAACGCCGGCTGCATGACCACGCTGTTTATTAGCGATCTGCATCTGAGCGAACAGGAACCGGCGATCACCGCCGGTTTTCTGCGTTTTCTGCGTGAAGACGCGCCCGGCGCCGACGCGCTCTACATCCTCGGCGATCTGTTCGACGCCTGGATTGGCGACGACGACCCGGCCCCGCTGCACGCCACGGTGGCGCAGGCGTTAAAGACGCTGGCCGACACCGGCGTACCCTGCTATTTCGCCCACGGCAACCGCGACTTTCTGCTCGGCGCGCGCTTCGCCCGCCAGAGCGGCCTGCAGTTGCTCGCCACGGAAACGGTGCTTGACCTCTATGGCCGTCGCACGTTGCTGTTGCACGGCGATACCCTGTGCACCGACGATCACGCCTACCAGAACTTCCGCCGCAAGGTGCATAACCCGCTTATCCAGCTGCTTTTCCTGTGGCTGCCGTTGTCCCTTCGTCTGCGCATCGCCGCCCGTATGCGTGCTGCCAGCCAGCAGGCCAACCAGCACAAATCCATGACCATTATGGACGTCAACGCCGATGAAGTGATGGCCCGCCTGCGACACCATCAGGCCACGCTGATGATCCACGGTCATACCCACCGCCCGGCGATTCATCCGATCGATCAGGCCGGCGTGTGCGCCGAGCGCGCCGTGTTGGGCGCCTGGCATCAGGAAGGTTCTCTGCTGCGGGTGACCGCGGACGACGTCCGTCTGATTTCATTTCCGTTGTAACGCGACGTTTACACTGATTCCCCCCCTTAACGGCCCATTTCATCGCCACGCAACCGTTTTCCTCCCCTCTGGCTCATGGTATGCTCTACGCCCTCGCGACCTGCGGCTCCGGTTTCAGGTCGCCGTTGCACCGCGCAATGACCGCATCATGCACGATTACTGTCATGCACGATCATCTACTGTCATGCACGATCATCGACATGAATCACCACCGTCATGCAAACCACAGGAGCATTACAGGCATGTCATCCAACGCTGCCCCGGCGAAAATCGCTATTGTCATGGGTTCAAAGAGTGACTGGGCCACCATGCAGTTTGCTGCAGAGATCCTCACCACGCTGAATCTGCCCTATCACGTTGAAGTCGTCTCCGCGCACCGCACGCCGGATAAACTGTTCAGCTTCGCCGAACAGGCGGACCAGAATGGCTTTGACGTTATTATCGCCGGCGCGGGCGGCGCCGCTCACCTGCCGGGTATGCTGGCGGCTAAAACCCTGGTGCCGGTGCTGGGCGTGCCGGTGCAGAGCGCCGCGTTAAGCGGTGTCGACAGCCTCTATTCGATTGTGCAGATGCCGCGCGGCATTCCGGTCGGCACCCTGGCCATCGGCAAAGCCGGCGCCGCTAACGCCGCCCTGCTGGCCGCGCAGATTCTGGCGCGTCACGACCGCGAGCTGGCTTCTCGTCTGGCCGCCTGGCGTCAGGCGCAGACCGACGAGGTGCTGAACCACCCGGATCCGCGGGAGGATGCATGAAACCGGTTTGCGTACTGGGTAACGGCCAACTGGGCCGTATGTTGCGCCAGGCCGGCGAGCCGCTGGGCATCGCCGTTTATCCGGTCGGGCTGGATGCGGAGCCGGAATCGGTGCCGGTGCAACACAGCGTCATCACCGCTGAAATCGAACGCTGGCCGGAAACGGCGCTGACCCGCCAGTTGGCGCAGCACCCGGCGTTCGTCAACCGTGATATTTTTCCGCGTCTGGCCGATCGCTACACCCAAAAACAACTGCTGGACGAACTGAATCTGGCCACCGCCCCCTGGCAGTTGCTGGCCTCGGCGCAGGAGTGGCCGGCGGTATTCGCTGCGCTGGGCGAACTGGCGATCGTTAAACGCCGCGTCGGCGGTTATGACGGCCGCGGTCAGTGGCGTATTCGTCCGGGCGAAGAGCATAGCCTGCCTGCCGACTGCTACGGCGAGTGCATCGTTGAACAGGGCATCGCGTTTTCCGGCGAGGTATCGCTGGTCGGCGCGCGCAACGCAAAAGGCGACTGCGTATTCTACCCGCTGACCCGCAACCTGCATGAAGACGGCATCCTGCGCGCCAGCGTGGCATTGCCGCAACCGCAGCCGCACCTGCAACAGCAGGCGGAACAGATGCTGTCGGCCATTATGCATCGTCTCGGCTACGTGGGCGTGATGGCGATGGAATGCTTCGTGGTGGGCGATCGCCTGCTGATCAACGAGCTGGCGCCGCGCGTGCACAATAGCGGCCACTGGACGCAAAACGGTGCCTCCATCAGTCAGTTCGAACTGCACCTGCGCGCGATTCTCGACCTGCCGTTACCGGCCCCGGTCGTCGCCAGCCCGTCGGTGATGGTCAACCTGATCGGCACCGACGTGAATATCGATTGGCTGGCGCTGCCGTTGGTGCACCTGCACTGGTATGAGAAAGAGGTACGTCCAGGCCGCAAGGTGGGTCACCTGAACCTCAATCACCCGGATGCCGCGCTGCTGAATCAGACGCTGCGCGCACTGGCGCCGTTGTTGCCGGACGCCTATCAGTCCGGGCTGGTATGGGCCCAGCAGCAACTGAGCTGCTGAGTCATTTAATGATACTGGCGGGCCGGCGTCGGCTCGCCGGTACCTGAAGCAAGATTTTTACGTGACATTATGATGATTGGGTTTATTATTTTCACCGTCTCCAAATTAAATATGTTTCATTGGTTATTTATTTCACCTGTCGCTATTTCTCATGAAATATATTTACGCTTTATTACCCCCTCAATTAACCGCATTAACGCATCAAAAAAGATACCGTCGAAAATAAAAAATTTAACGCATCAATCCTGATATTTTATTTTTAATTAATTGGGGTTAAAATAATTGACCTTAATTCATTTGTGTGATCGCCTCACTATTATTCCTCAACGGTCAGGATATAGAATGCAGCCACAAAAAAGATTACCCCGATTCACATGATGTCTCGTGTGACACCTGCGAATTATCTCTGTATTGGCCTGCCGCCGGTACGGTATTTTTTATACTCTGTGTTCACCAAGGAGAAACACGCATGAGCACAATTCAAGACAGCAGTCAGGTACTGGAGCAAGCTTCAGGCTGGCGTAAAAGCGATACCGTCTGGATGCTGGGCCTGTACGGCACGGCAATTGGGGCGGGCGTGCTGTTTTTGCCCATCAATGCCGGTATTGGCGGTCTGATTCCGTTGATTATCATGGCAATTATTGCTTTTCCAATGACCTATTATTCTCATCGCGCATTATGCCGTTTTGTCTTATCCGGCAAAAAAAGCGGTGAAGATATTACCGAAGTGGTAGAAGAACATTTCGGCACCGGTGCGGGAAAATTAATCACCCTGCTCTATTTTTTCGCCATTTATCCGATTCTTCTGGTTTACAGCGTAGCCATTACCAATACCGTTGACAGCTTTATTACTCACCAGCTGCATTTACCGTCGCCGCCGCGGGCGATTCTGTCGCTGATATTGATTCTGGGGCTGATGTTTATTGTCCGTTTCGGCGAAGCCATGATTGTAAAAGCCATGAGCGTGCTGGTTTATCCGTTCGTGGCGGTATTAATGATGCTGGCGCTGTATTTAATTCCTCACTGGAATACCACGGTCTTCCACAATATTTCCCTGACCAACAGCACCACCGGCAACGGCATGTTGGCGACGCTGTGGCTGGCAATTCCGGTAATGGTGTTCTCCTTCAACCATTCGCCGATCATTTCATCTTTCGCGGTCGCCAAACGCCGCGAGTATGGCGACAACGCCGAGAGAAAATGCTCCCGCATTCTGGCCTGCAGCCACACCATGATGGTGCTGACCGTGATGTTCTTCGTGTTCAGCTGCGTACTGGCGCTCTCTCCGGCGGAGCTGATGGAAGCCAAGACGCAGAACATTTCGATTCTGTCCTACCTGGCTAACCATTTTAACAACCCGGTCATGGGGTATATGGCGCCGGTCATCGCCACCATCGCTATCTCCAAGTCATTCCTCGGCCACTATCTGGGCGCCGGCGAAGGCCTTAACGGCATGATGGTGAAAATGCTGCGCAGCCGCGGCAAGACCGTCTCGACCACCAAACTGAACCGCATCACCGCATTGTTCATGCTGGTCACCACCTGGCTGGTCGCCACCCTTAACCCAAGCATTCTGGGTATGATTGAAACGATGGGCGGCCCGGTTATCGCCTGTCTGCTGTTCCTGATGCCGATGTACGCCATCCGTAAAGTGCCGGCCATGCGCCAGTACAGCGGCACGCTGAGCAATGTGTTCGTCACCCTGCTGGGTCTGATCGCCATCACCGCTATCGTCTACACCCTGTTCGAGTAATACCTCCGTACCCTCCCGACGCAGGCGGCCCGGCTGCCTGCGTCAGCTGAAAGGAACCCCCTATGGTCAGCGTATTTGATATTTTCAAAATTGGTATCGGCCCTTCCAGTTCGCATACCGTTGGCCCGATGAAAGCTGGCAACATGTTCACGGACGATCTGGTCAGCCTGTCTCTGATTTCATCGGTTGACGCCATTATCGTTGATGTTTACGGCTCGCTGGCCCTGACCGGCAAGGGCCACCATACCGACATCGCCATCATTATGGGACTGGCGGGCAACCTGCCGGACAGCGTGGATATCGACGCCATCCCGGCGTTTATTCAACAGGTGCAGCATACCCGCCGTCTGTCGCTGCTCAACGGGCGGTATGACGTCAGCTTCCCGCTGGACAGCGCGCTGCGCTTTCAGCCGGAGAACCTGCCGCTGCATGAAAACGGCATGACGATCCGCGCGCTCGACGCCAGCCAGAAGGTGCTGTACAGCAAAACCTACTACTCCATCGGCGGCGGTTTCGTGGTCGATCAGGAGCACTTCGGCCAGCCGATGGCGCAGGAAGAACGCGCACCCTGGCCGTTCTATTCCGCCCGGCAATTGTTACAGCACTGCCACGACAACTGCCTGTCGCTGTCGGCGGTGGTGATGAAAAACGAAATCGCCATGCACGGCCGCGACGCGCTGGAAGCCTATTTCGCCAGCGTCTGGCAAACCATGCAGAATGCCATTCATCGCGGCATGAACACCGAAGGCGTCCTGCCCGGCCCGCTGCGGGTGCCGCGTCGCGCTTCGGCGTTGCACCGCCTGCTGTTCACCAACGGCCGTTTCTCCAACGACCCGATGGACGCGATGGATTGGGTAAACATGTTCGCCATGGCGGTGTCGGAAGAAAATGCCGCCGGCGGCCGGGTGGTGACGGCGCCGACCAACGGCGCGTGCGGCATCATTCCGGCGGTACTGGCGTATTATGACCGTTTCATCCAGCCGGTAACGCCGGACACCTGTCTGCGCTATTTTCTGGCGGCCGGCGCCATCGGCATTCTGTTCAAGATGAACGCGTCTATTTCCGGAGCGGAAGTGGGTTGTCAGGGCGAAGTGGGCGTAGCCTGCTCAATGGCGGCGGCCGGTCTGGCGGAACTGCTGGGCGCCAACCCGGAACAGGTATGCATCGCCGCGGAGATCGGTATGGAACACAATCTGGGGCTGACCTGCGACCCGGTAGCCGGTCAGGTTCAGGTGCCGTGCATCGAACGCAACGCCATCGCCTCCGTCAAAGCCATCAACGCCGCGCGCATGGCGATCCGCCGCGCCAGCGAACCCCGCGTCTCGCTGGATAAAGTGATTGAAACCATGTACGAAACCGGTAAAGACATGAACGCCAAATACCGCGAAACCTCCCGCGGCGGTCTGGCGATCAAAGTGGTGCAGTGCGAGTAAGCGTTCATCACAGGCAGTTAAAACAGAATCACACGCCGGGTTAATGCCCGGCGTTTTTTCAGGAAGGTTTTTTCTCGCTATCCGGCCAGGACCAGATCAGGTTGTTTTCGGCGGCGGAAACATACCAGTCAAGCGCGCTGGCGACCGGTTTGGGCATCGACTCCGGTGCAGCCACAGGCGCGGCGACATCGGCGTTTTTCTTACGAATACGCAACGGCGCGCGCGGCTGCCCGCCATTCAGGCGCGCATTAAAATTCTCGACTTCGGTATCAAACAGCACGCCTTCCAGCTGATGTAAGCGATTCAACCCGCGCAGAATCGCCAGCAGGCTGCTCAGGGTAATCGACTCGCCCATTTCCGCCCGCTTGATGGTGGCGATGCCAAGCCCAGCCCGCTCGGCCAAATCCACCTGCGACAAGCGTTGCTGAATGCGCGCGTCTTTTATCCGCCGACAAAGCTCGGTGATGATGTCACCTTCGCTCATGGTGCTGAATCTCATAATGCCTACCGTTTAATACGCGTGAATGAAAACCGACGCTATTTTATCACCGCCGGGTTCAATCACACGGATAATTAATGACGCGTATCAATTATTTTGATCCAACACATAAAATGCGGCTCAATACGCCCATTTATCCGACTCAGGTACGTTATTTCCGTCTGATGAATCACGCCTTAAAACAAACTGTTTAAAACAAACTGTTTAAAACAACAGGCAGCGCATACGCCGCCTGTTGTATGGCACTTACTGAATGTTGTCTGGCACTTACTGAATATTGAGCGACGTGCTCAGCGTGCGATTCGGGAAATTGGTCGATGTGGATTGATAACGGAATACCACCGACGACATATTGTCTGCATTGAAATACGCCATCCAGCCCGCAACGGTGTAGCCAGCCGGGCAGCTTTCGGTATAACGACCATTAACAATACAAACGGGGTTAACCTGATACGGGCTGGTTTGCCCGCCGTTCAGCCAGCCAATGCGGTTACCGCCATACCCCACTTCCAGCACGGCGATGCGCAACGTGGTGCCACCCGCATAACCTGACAGTGTAAAGGTATTGGTCGGCACCGCCTGCCAGCCGCCTTTCAGCGAGGAATACACCGCGTACACCTGCACTGAACTCAACGCCGGCGCCGGCGCGCGCAGCGCTTTATGTTCGGAAGAGGACACGTCCTGTTCTGAACCGGCTGACAGCGGATGATCGATAAACGGAGAATCGAGCGCGGTAATGACGGTTTGTACCGGCTCATCAGAGGTTTGAGCATAAACTGGCGATAGCGCCGCCACGACCATACCCAGCGTAAAACCTATTTTTATAGACATTCTCATCCTGAGTGGTTCCATTAAAATATGCAGCCCATTGCTGCAATGAAATACTAATCAGCACAAAAAATTGCCTCCAGTAAAAAAATGAGATAAGCAACATCATTTAAGAAACAAATAAAAATAAAAGAAAATATAAATAAAACAAAAATAAAAACCAGTCGGGAAATATAAATCAAAACAAATTAGACAAGAAATATTACCGCGTGTTTATTTTTCTTGGATTTACTACCTTTAATCTCAGGATAAAATGAAATAATAACGCACGTCTGACATGGAACACG from Dickeya fangzhongdai encodes the following:
- the folD gene encoding bifunctional methylenetetrahydrofolate dehydrogenase/methenyltetrahydrofolate cyclohydrolase FolD; amino-acid sequence: MVAKIIDGKTIAQQVKDEVAVRVKQRLAEGKRAPGLAVVLVGDNPASQIYVASKRKVCEEVGFVSRSYDLPATTTEPELLALIDELNADAAIDGILVQLPLPAGIDNTKVIERIAPDKDVDGFHPYNVGRLCQRAPLLRPCTPRGIVTLLERYDVNMFGLNAVVVGASNIVGRPMSMELLLAGCTTTVTHRFTKDLRHHVEHADLLVVAVGKPGFIPGEWIKPGAIVIDVGINRLENGKVVGDVKFDEAAERAAYITPVPGGVGPMTVATLIQNTLQACEEYHDTTAQA
- the ybcJ gene encoding ribosome-associated protein YbcJ; amino-acid sequence: MNVFHLDKHPHVELCDLLKLQGWSESGAAAKQAIAAGEVTVDGQTETRKRCKIVAGQVVSFNGESVTVQA
- the cysS gene encoding cysteine--tRNA ligase; protein product: MLKIFNTLSRQKEEFKPIHAGKVGMYVCGITVYDLCHIGHGRTFVAFDVVARYLRYLGYDVKYVRNITDIDDKIIKRATENGETITQLTDRMIGEMHTDFDALNIQRPDEEPRATHYMAEIIELVEKLIARRHAYVADNGDVMFSVDTAPGYGALSRQDLEQLKAGARVEITEVKRNPMDFVLWKMSKAGEPSWPSPWGNGRPGWHIECSAMNCKQLGEHFDIHGGGSDLMFPHHENEIAQSTCAHGGDYVNYWMHTGMVMVDREKMSKSLNNFFTMRDVLTHYDAETIRYFLISGHYRSQLNYTEENLKQARASLERLYTALRGTDAAAPAAGGDDFESRFRDAMSDDFNTPEAYSVLFDMAREVNRLKAEDAAAANGLAAALRKLAGVLGLLERDPELFLQSGAQADDGEVQEIEALIKQRNDARQSKDWALADAARNRLTEMGIVLEDGPQGTIWRRK
- a CDS encoding DoxX family protein, translating into MLDRINQLLDKPDCGKLVLRLSFSILMLFHGVHKLIAGVGGIQGMLAAHGLPGFIAYGVFMGEVLMPVLMILGILTRPAALIFSSTMVVALLLAEPQALFMLEKTGAWGAEGVAVYFFAGIVIALLGSGKYSVMSDPRWR
- the ppiB gene encoding peptidylprolyl isomerase B is translated as MITFHTNHGDIVINTFPEKAPVTVENFLNYCRSGFYDNTIFHRVINGFMIQGGGFEPGMNQKDTNAPIKNEANNGLGNNRGTLAMARTNDPHSATAQFFINVVDNDFLNFKSESVNGWGYCVFAEVAEGMDVVDKIKAVSTGRSGMHQDVPKEDVVVTSVTVSE
- the lpxH gene encoding UDP-2,3-diacylglucosamine diphosphatase, with product MTTLFISDLHLSEQEPAITAGFLRFLREDAPGADALYILGDLFDAWIGDDDPAPLHATVAQALKTLADTGVPCYFAHGNRDFLLGARFARQSGLQLLATETVLDLYGRRTLLLHGDTLCTDDHAYQNFRRKVHNPLIQLLFLWLPLSLRLRIAARMRAASQQANQHKSMTIMDVNADEVMARLRHHQATLMIHGHTHRPAIHPIDQAGVCAERAVLGAWHQEGSLLRVTADDVRLISFPL
- the purE gene encoding 5-(carboxyamino)imidazole ribonucleotide mutase codes for the protein MSSNAAPAKIAIVMGSKSDWATMQFAAEILTTLNLPYHVEVVSAHRTPDKLFSFAEQADQNGFDVIIAGAGGAAHLPGMLAAKTLVPVLGVPVQSAALSGVDSLYSIVQMPRGIPVGTLAIGKAGAANAALLAAQILARHDRELASRLAAWRQAQTDEVLNHPDPREDA
- the purK gene encoding 5-(carboxyamino)imidazole ribonucleotide synthase, which encodes MKPVCVLGNGQLGRMLRQAGEPLGIAVYPVGLDAEPESVPVQHSVITAEIERWPETALTRQLAQHPAFVNRDIFPRLADRYTQKQLLDELNLATAPWQLLASAQEWPAVFAALGELAIVKRRVGGYDGRGQWRIRPGEEHSLPADCYGECIVEQGIAFSGEVSLVGARNAKGDCVFYPLTRNLHEDGILRASVALPQPQPHLQQQAEQMLSAIMHRLGYVGVMAMECFVVGDRLLINELAPRVHNSGHWTQNGASISQFELHLRAILDLPLPAPVVASPSVMVNLIGTDVNIDWLALPLVHLHWYEKEVRPGRKVGHLNLNHPDAALLNQTLRALAPLLPDAYQSGLVWAQQQLSC
- a CDS encoding HAAAP family serine/threonine permease, which produces MSTIQDSSQVLEQASGWRKSDTVWMLGLYGTAIGAGVLFLPINAGIGGLIPLIIMAIIAFPMTYYSHRALCRFVLSGKKSGEDITEVVEEHFGTGAGKLITLLYFFAIYPILLVYSVAITNTVDSFITHQLHLPSPPRAILSLILILGLMFIVRFGEAMIVKAMSVLVYPFVAVLMMLALYLIPHWNTTVFHNISLTNSTTGNGMLATLWLAIPVMVFSFNHSPIISSFAVAKRREYGDNAERKCSRILACSHTMMVLTVMFFVFSCVLALSPAELMEAKTQNISILSYLANHFNNPVMGYMAPVIATIAISKSFLGHYLGAGEGLNGMMVKMLRSRGKTVSTTKLNRITALFMLVTTWLVATLNPSILGMIETMGGPVIACLLFLMPMYAIRKVPAMRQYSGTLSNVFVTLLGLIAITAIVYTLFE